CTGCAGAATCCTGGGGCTCCACAATAGAGGATGAGAGGGAAGACCAGAGAAGATGCCAGCCCTTGAATGGAGATTCTCTCTCCAGCTTTGATCAGGAATCCTGGCACAAGGGGCGAGACCAGCCTCctcagaggcagagggagggcagcTATGAGGGCAGGCACCGGAGTTCCAGGCGGGATGTATCGCCCACACACCGGCCAGACCACGGTAGGTATGGTGGCATCTTCTACTCTGAGGAGGCCAGGGAGCACTCAGGCCGCCGTTTCAACCCCAGGCAGCAGCCTTTGGAGAGGCAAAAATATCAAAGCTCCAACAGAAAGGGCAGCAATTCAGAGCAGCGGGGGCACCAGCATCGCAGCTATTCTCCTCCGTCATGGCGAGAGTCGTGGAGCTCGGCAGAAGAGCACAGTCGCTTCCAGGGGAACAATAGGCAACGCCATCATCGCTCCCCAGGCTGGCCAGAAGACAAGCCACCCAGTTACCGCTCATTGGAAATTATCCCAGCCAAGGACAGCAAACACAGAAGCAGTGTGGGACAGCAGTCGGTGAGTCAGAGTTCCTCACTGCTCTCTCTGATGGGAACGGTTAGTCCCTCTGTGTGTGGGAGAATGGGTGTCAAATGCGCACTAGAGCCTGATGTATGTCAAGATGGGTGGGGGTTAGGTGCAAAATGTCCCACACAGCTTGGTTGAGGGAGGTGCTGAATTCTCCCccatcgcatgcacacacagcatagTTATGGTGTGTCGGAGTAGGAGGGGTATCAAATTGTTCCGCTGACTCACAGCCTTGGGAAGGGATGTCTGTCACCCCAGGGCacatgggtgttttgttttgttttttttaaactttgattagttccatttttaaaaaaatttcagttggCTCGTTACTTCTATAAGTCTCCGCTATTTAAGAAAATTAACATTAATAATTTTGTAAGGAGCAAAATATACCTTTATAAATACCCGTATCTAATATGGCCAAAACTTTCAGACATGAgcacctaaagttaggcacttaagtccgtatttaggttcctaaactagtggcctgattttcagaggtgctgagcagttAGTGCCAAGACTGCTGCAGATACCTGGACTGAGAACTGAACTCGCTTCACACTGGACAGGGATTAGCTGAGAACAATTTTTGGGAGCTATCAACCTGGGGCAGTATTTGACCTAGCAATGCAGGGGCAAAATTCCCAACCTCTGAGTTATCCAGCCCACCACCTATGTcgcctgatttctttttttttttttttaatacatcccAATTTTTAGGAGGTGTGGGGAAACAAGTGACCTCCAAGTCCCTCAGATGTAGGATGTTAAAACAGAGGGCTCTTGTCAAAAGGGTCATGCCCCACAGCAATGTGGtattccccttctctctcctgtCAGAGCTACAAAGATAAATTTCTCTAAAGGAAACCCAGATCCAATTCTAACTCTGTTGCTGGTACAAAGGTCCTTGCTGCTTTGCTACGGAGTAGGGTAGGGAGACATGCTTTCTACGTTATCCCCACACTTGtgattctctcttttttttcttttttttcttttttttttttaaattttctcctgCAGGAAAAAGGAAGTTCCCGCAGTGGAAAAAGCGTGGTCATTTAACATCATGGTGAAAGGACTGAAACTCCTAATGGTTCTGCTTTGGGGCTCCCTTTTGCCCTCCCAGTGTGTAATTTCTGACTGAACAGGAGATCTGTAACAACTggataaaataaaatgtagtgGAGACCAATGAGGAAACTATGCATAGGAGGCCAGGAGATCAGTGGCTTTTTAACCTCTAAAAACCTTcttattccttccttcctttagAGATTTTGGTTTCAAACAGACCATGGTTATTGCAAGTGGTCCCTTTGAGAGTAGAGTTTCTGGTGGCACTGAACAAATAGCATGTCCTCCCTCTCTGACTTTGAATCTCACCAAATGTTGTGCATGTGGCCCTGAGATTCAGCACCAAACATTAGAATGTTTGCCGTGATTAACAAGTGGTTGTTTCCTTTTGCCTCAGTGAGTTTCTGTCATACAGCCCTAGATGAAACTGTCAAGCAAACAATTCGCTGTGGGCTAAAGGAAGCGTCAGAATGCTACATGCACATGTGAATCTAAGTGCACTCTCTACAAGAGCTCATGGCAACTTCTGTGCTTGGAAAAACGCCTGAATATTGCCGGTGCTTCCAGTTTATATTGACAGATACCTTAATAAGGACATGGAGAGGCTCTGCCTGGCCACTTGACCCAAACTCTAGTGTATTCATGAGTTCAAAGTACTAATCTACAAGGTTCTGTTATCATAGATTGATGCTGTTTTCGGGGGCTGAGCTATGGGTAACTGCCATCCTGGCaacagtgggcctgattttcaaaggtaccaaGCTCATGCTcattttaagtcaatgggagcttggtGATACCCTATCACCTCCAAAAATGATGATCTCTGTGGATATTTTTTTTGAGGAATCAACCCCTTTCCCCAACATCTCACGTGCTCTGCTTTCCTTCTTGGCCTCTGTCCTCCTGAGGTGCGTGTATGGGGAAAATGGGCTCTAGGAGACGGGTCTTGTCCCCTGCTTTGCTATTGCCCTTCTAACATGCTGTTAGGGAGCTGATCTTTATCCTGAACACTGCATTTTTCCTAAACTTGTTGCTCAACAGATCTGTGGTTTGGTTACTATTGGATTAAGGTGCCTGCCTATAAATTACCCTGTAACTAAAAGCAAAGAGAGAATTTCCTTTGGAAACCAATTGCAATAGGCAGAATAGCAGGTCAGTCTGTTTTTTCTTGGCTGGAAGAGACGAGACAAAAGAATCCTTTTCTCTGGATGTTGAGATAAGAGGCTTCTGATCACCATGGTAAAGCTGCTCTCTAAAGGCACTTTGTGAACTGCTGACGCTAGGGTTCAGCTCTTTGTGTGGAGCTTTGGGAATGGCTTGTATATTATTTTGTAATTCGCAACACCTAAAGGTTGGTCAAGACCTATTCTTActtcatccagtccatttcccagCTGGCACAGGATTGCTCTCTACAGGACATTTTAAAACTATCAGTGGAGTGCCTGCCACTTCCTTTGGAAAACTAGCTTCCAGGATTGATTTTGAAAATGACCCTTTCTTGCACTCTTGTGGGGAACCACCCTCTGGAATTCATATAAAGTGCTTTTTCTCCCGCCCTAGGGCTGTGTGTATGCCAGATAGATGAACTCCTGATTGGTGCAAGTATCAATGGACTAGTGTTGCCACACTAGGTGTGTTCTTTGTGCTTGTGGTTTTTCCCTTTGCTCACATTTGGGCAGTACTGCAATGTCATGGTAGCAGTGCTTTCTCTGGGTGtcctatcccacagttcccagcaCTGCTGCCTGAAGCAGTGGCTGCGAGTGGATTCTGAAAAACTGTCTGGTAACCTAGGGCCGCTGTGAAAGAAGTCAAATTCCCACAATTCCCTGGGAACTAGTGCCATTTCTTAGTTCTTCTCTCAAACTTGGGGCCAAGGATGAACATCCAGCTCCCTCTTACTGCTCTGTaagagggttgtttttttctggATTATCCTGAAAGGGTTGGAGACCAAGGCCAACAGCTGATGGAACATCTTAcgtgatggccaccatcttggccagCACAGCAGGGATTGAAACAGGGACCAttagagctaaaagcttgagatCCAGATCCAGGCTGTAGAGCAGGAGACTAACAAACTCCCCTCTTCTGTGGATTGGGGGATGTGTAACTTGCATGGACTACTAAATCACACGTGCCCCACACCTGGAATAGCTGGCTCCATGCAGAACTTGAGGATGATGCTCCCAGCTCCAGTGTTGCTTCTAGGTCTGTTCCACGGTCACATATCTGTGTAACCAAGTTCATCTTGAGACCTGTGATGGACGCAGCAGGGACTGTCTAATTTTATGTTAGAGAAGACTTTTCTGTATTTCCATTGTGAGCTAGCCCCAACATTGCAGCAACCAGAATGTAAGGATGAGGGCTCCATTCCCCAGGGAAAAGAGAGGCAATTGCTCTGGCTACCTTGGATGGATCtgtgaaaatttttatttaaaaatgagattttaatgATATGGTGGTGGTAGTGGTACTTATGTAATTTGGATGGTTTTAATacatttctctctgtgtgtggctGGCTAATGATTTTGTATTCGTTGTGAAGAGTTGATGGACAACTGAATTGATattaaagaacagcattgttGCCCCTTCTTCCCACATCAGTATCCcattctgagggtatgtctactcttaAACCACTACAGCGGCCCACCTGGAACACTGCAGCTTTGccactgtctacactgcatcaggaggggttctcccgttggcataggtaatccacctccccaagaagtcttctgtcaacctagcactgtctacactgggggttaagtCAGCACAGTTATGTCTCTCagggatatggatttttcacacccatgagagGTGTAGCTATGCCTTTGTAAGTTCCCTGTATAGACCAGTCCTGGCACTCAGCATTGCCCCTCTGCTGAGCAGAAGCAGATGTCTGGGGCTGAGCAGGTTGACTTTCCAGGGAGGAAAAATCAGTAGTATGGATTCTGGGTATATTCAGTGTAACTTGCACCCTAGTTCTGAAATGAGatggtcaaacagcatgcaggatAATGCCTTCTCTTCTTCCTACTATCTCAGCCCAGACCAGTGCCCGGCTCCCAAGGAGCAACTGTGCCCCATAAACTGATTCTAATCAGAGCCCAAGGCAGATAGTAAACTCCTGCTTTTTGCACAGCTACTTCTTTCCCCGAAAGCTGCCTCTTCACAAAATCTTGTATAACTCCAGCCTAACACAGCATGTCTTCCCAAGAGACAAAACTTGTTCGCATGCTAAGGGCTGGCCTAAACTGAAAAGTTGCATCAgcataactacatctctcaggagtgtgaaaaatccacactcctgagagacatagttaagaTGACCTAAACCTTGCTGTAgacagctaggtcaacagaataaTTTTGTTGACCTATCTACCTCTCCCAAAGGGAGTAGCTTACCTAGATTtgagcaatgggagaaccccttctATTGCTACAGTAAGTGtccacactgaagcactacagtcatgcagctgtgttgctgtagcatttcaagtgtagacgtagcctgtgGAAAAAGAACATGAAGGTTATGTGTAACAGTGCTATTTGATGATGACTGCCAGAATGGTATGATTGTATTAATGACACAACTTGGGGCACCAGGAAGTGAgctctcttcttccctttccccacgAGCTCTTTAGGAGAGCTGAAGAAATTATTTGTGAGTAGTTCATTAATGCTTGTTTTGACCATGTTTGGGCCCCTATTTTTCACTTTTTGATAACATTCACATGAGCTAAATTCTGCTTGTATGAATGTTTTTGGGGAAACTAATTTCAAACCTGTagctgaaacatttaattttgtgaTTAAATGGTGGACAGTAGTAGTTTAGATTATCCAGTTGGGGACTGGAAACAATACTATGTGGTTTAGATAACAAAACATGCAGCTCAAATATTAAATACTCTTACTTGCATGGAATGGAGCCAGAGAAATCCACAGACTGCTGTTTTGTGTaaacaaatccacagtttgtTTACACAAAAgtttctgtcagggttccctccccactctgaactctggggtacagatgtggggacccgcatgaaagaccccctaagcttatttctaccaacttaggctaaaaacttccccaaggcacaaatccgtCCTTGTCCTGGgatggtactgctgccaccaccaagtgagttagacaaagattcaggaaaaggaccacttggagttcctgtttccccaaaatatctcccaatgccccttcaccccctttcctggggaggcttgagaataatataccaactgaataggtaaacaaggtgagcacagaccactgggtttttaggacactaaaaactaatcaggttcttaaaagcagaactttattataaagaaaaaagtaaaagaagcacctctgtaaaatcaggatggaaggtaattttacagggtaataagatttaaaacacagaggattcccctctaggcaaaacttcaaagttacaaaaaaacaggaaaaaaacctccctcttagcatagggaaaattcacaagctaaaacaaaagataatctaacacctTTCCcggctttacttacaattttgtaattttagatgcttatttcagacAGGGTTTTAGCAGATGGTtttttcctgccctggcccctctcTGTTCCAAGAGAGAattaaaacaaagagcacaaacaaaaccttttccACCCTCCCCCAGATCTggaagtatcttctttccccattggtccttctggtcaggttgcaactaggttaatggaactgattagCCCTTtccaggtaaaggagggatttttatGACCGTTTCAAATAATTACAAAGAGCAAACAAATTCATAAGTCAATGAGCTTGTGTATAGGTGgtaaactggataaattcatttCCAGTTGCTGATTCAGTTCTAGTCTCTGTGGATCTTGTTGAACAGTCAAAGGAATATCCCTTGCAAACAAGAAAATTTCTGTATCAATAGAGATGAAATGGGTGCAAAGTGATTATGCTATAACGAGACCCTTTCTTGGGGGTAATGAGTATGCCTGAACCTTCCATTGCAAGCTCTCCTGTTCTGCAGGGCAGGCAGATATTGATCCTGGCAACTGCTTTCCACTCATTGCTATAGAGCCATGAGTGGTATAAAATCTTCTGTTCTCACTGAACAAGAATGGACCCATGTGCCTGGCTATCTTATGCATTTGTAGAGCTCCTATTGCTGCAGTAGGTAGACCCCATTCCAAGACTGGAGGCCCAAGGGGCTGCTTTTTGTGCAATCGCTGAGTTCAAACAAAGTAAACAATCACATCTAGACTGTTGGCAATCGAGCAACCCATAACTGAGAGTGCAAAAAGGCCCAGGAACAATCTTAGAGCTTGTCTTCATGGCAGGGGTAACTTGTGCTCACTCAGCTCAAGTGAGAGTGGCCACACAGCAAAATAACTCTCAAACAGCACAGTGTGTTTGTGGAAGCACTGCAGTGTAGCTATGTCTCCGTTGCATTATTAGATCCAGCAGCACTTGAGCTTCTACCCACACCCCCGACGGGCCAGCTAATGTGAGTTTAAAGCGCCAGTTAACCTGAGCTAGAGATTTTTGCATGTGCGTGGGAGTCAAGGTAGGGGCAACATTCAAATTATCTTGAGCTAATGCTGCAGTGAAGACGAGCCCTTTTGTAGTTCTGCATCTTGTTTAATCTCTAGAATGTGCCTTGTACTATTTTTCTACAATGTCATTCCACTATGCCAGCTGTACAATGAAAAGCCAGATGGTAACTGATGTTTGTATGATTTGTTTTTTGAGTGATTGTCAAATGTATGATTAAAATAAATGAGAACTTCTAGCCATTTGTATCTGTGGTCTATCCTTACTACTTAGACCAAGAAATGTAATCAAGTGCTTAAAGCAGAAGAATGGGAATCAGAAAATCTCTGTTCTAAGAGTGACTCTTGAACTAACCTTATCATTAGAGCTGCTTCAAACATGTTATCTCTCCTTCCCCctagaaaattttgactttttgtcaaaaTGAGAAAAATCAGGGGGTTGGccagaatttttcagttttcaaatgaaaaatagaaATTTTTCGGGGAAAGCAGACACTtagacccagatccacaaatgCTTTTCCCATTACTCCTATTGAGGTGCCAAATTCCCGATGAAatcaatacctttgaggatacGGGCCTTGGTTTTGTTGTAAATGCAATCTCCATCAAGAAATAATTTTGACGGAGAATTTTATGACCAGCCCTACTCAAATTACAGGACTTTAATCCAGTCACTTTACAAAtccctctgtctcagtttccctcactCTCTGTCAAATGAGATAATGATAATTATCCTCTGGTTGTAAACAGCTTTGAGCTCGTAAGTGACAACAGAGATAAATAGTACTATGATGTGCTTATTCATTGGGTCTTGTTTGAAAATGAACCCTCTTTGCCTTTTCCACATGCAAGAGAAGCACCTACTAAATGACTGACTTCTTGTCATTAGAAGTACAAAATACGTAGCGTAAGAAGAGGAGAATATAGCTGCTGTTTGCGTAGGTTCTTAGTGGGAATGTGGGGGTAGGGTATGAAGCAAACACTAGCTAAAGGCTCAGGATCTAGTCTCAGCTGGACTGACCCTCCATTACCAAATCCCACTCTGAGCAGGACTTGGGACTCTGTACCTCCTACCCATCCCACTCATCTGACCCTTGTTGTAAAAGAGCCCAATGTGGAGCCAAGCATGACCTCTGACCTGCTTGCTATCTCAAATTAACTTTGTGTAAGTGCTTGTGTTTCAGGCACACTTCTACCCCTGCCTctgccagtgagagagagagcaaggtAAGAACAACATTCCATCTGTCATTTCCAGCTGTGCAAACCTTGTAGCTGATTGGTGTCTATATGGAACGTACAGGAGGGAGTAGAGCAGGGAGGCTGTTTATACCTAATTTCTCCTTTCAGACCAAGGGCTGGATTCACCCAGACTGGTAGCCCACCACTCCAAGGCAGTAATGCTCCCTGGAATGGGGGTGCACTGGCAAAAACCATCTGCAATCCCTGTTCCCACTAGGGACCTGGAGTTAGCTAGCACATTTCCAAAAGCTGGGTAGGGCCAACACAGGAAGAGGTGTGCTGATTCAGTGCTTCTCCCAAGTAGCCTCCACCAGCGGAGTTCCAGGCTTTAAAGAGGAGAGATTCCCTACCCCTTCATGACCACATGGATGCATATTATACCTTAGGTCTGTAGGGGTGAATGTGGCTCCAGGACTAACAGAGAGGAAGCTACCTAAGCAATAGCTGTCAGAGTGTTAGCTAGTAACCAGCAGCTGTCTGATTGCCATCAGCAGCAGAGCTTCTAATGTGGACTAGGAAGGTGCTGTGGAGAGAAGCAGCCTTAGGTATGCAGGCTAACGGTGAGAATCCCCTGGTAGCCACCTTGTGTTAGCTTAGCAAAACCCTTAGGCTTGGCAGCCCAGCAGCCTTCCCTGCAATGGGGAGTCCTAGCACTGAAATGATTCTATTTGACTAGACGTGTTGTAATTTACGGTAATTTAAATCAAAACATGTTAACTTTCAAGTTATCTTCCAGCATGTGCCCtttgaaatcctctgtgttttaaaagcttaTTTAATTTTACCCCCATGGCTTGGCCTCATATTAGCTTTTCAGTTGACCAAGCAGAAAATAATGTCCAGAGAAAGAAGCCTGGATAAGAACAAAGCAGGATTTGTGCTTAGAGTGTTAACTGCATAAACAATGGTTTTTGCTCTTAATTATCCCCAGCATGAACATGCCAAAAGAAACTCTTTTGGACTTCCAGGCAGGTCATTTCTCAGCCATAGGAATACAAACAATAGATCAGTTCAGGCCATCTGGTTCAGTATCCTATGGCCAACAGTAGCCAGTACCAGATGTTGttttagaggaaggtgcaagaatatAGTGTACAGTTTAAGAAGCAACCTGCTCATGAAGGAAGTCTCTTTCTGACCCCTGTGTTAGGTTAGTGATTGGCTTTACCCTGAAGCACGTGAATTTAACTCCTATATAGGATAAAGCATTTTTGCTTTAACATATCTAATGTATGCTTGGGTGTTTTTACTACTTATGCATATTCATGGTACCATATAAGTGAAATAACTTTAGCTTTTTGTATTCAATGCCCTCATCTTTTAAGGAGGTAAAGGATATAAAGCAAGAATGACCTTGATGTCTCTCTCTGAGTTGTTGCCTGTTGTTAATTCGGGGTATACTGTTTTTCTCTATTCAGTATCAAAGTGATTAATTGTGCTTCTGGCTGGTTTCTGAGGGTACTGCATTGAGCTTGTGCTACAAACCATGCTTCAGTCCAGAGCTTTGGCGATGGCTCTGATTCTGCTCCTCAGCACCAGTCTCTCTGGTAAGTCTTAAAACCCTTCAGGCTGGTGGAGATATTCCTCAGCTTTATATGCACTTAACCTGCTTTGCACAAGTCTCTCCTAGCCATGAACTAGGATTAACGCCTGGTAGTACAGGGTAGAGTGCATGAATTTTCATTGTGACTGGGAGTGTGAAGCCAGTTACTAGTGCATCCTCCCACACGCACAGCTTAGTGGGGAGTATCTTAGCACTGTGTTCTGCTGTCTAAGTCCCAGTGCATGGACAGGTATGTGAACACTGGCTGTGCTGTTCAGTTTCGGCTACATTTAGAGACTGAAGATTTGTAGCCTAGAACCGTGGATCCTACACGTGGACACAGGCCTTTGAATCCCGGGGAGACTCTAAATCCTACTACAGTCTTCCAGCTGGTCTCTTTCCACTGCAGCTCTTGGGAGAGCTCAGTGCAAGCATGGAAAATGATCGTTAACGATGGTTAATATTCTCTTCCGCCTCCCCAGAAGTGAGTGCTAAGGCAATCTCAAAAAGACACGTCCGTCGTGACTGGCTGATCATACCTGATTCAATGGCATTTTACGTGTACGAATCTGTGAACAAAGTGTCCCCGAAAGCTGGTCAGTTCTTGGCGGAAGCTGTTCAGAC
The nucleotide sequence above comes from Caretta caretta isolate rCarCar2 chromosome 1, rCarCar1.hap1, whole genome shotgun sequence. Encoded proteins:
- the LOC125621206 gene encoding apovitellenin-1-like, with amino-acid sequence MLQSRALAMALILLLSTSLSEVSAKAISKRHVRRDWLIIPDSMAFYVYESVNKVSPKAGQFLAEAVQTPVILEIKNFLMKETSKISVLAEQLMEKLTGLWKKKEEAPAQQ